One genomic segment of Candidatus Zixiibacteriota bacterium includes these proteins:
- a CDS encoding CoB--CoM heterodisulfide reductase iron-sulfur subunit A family protein, with the protein GKIDRVVVASCSPLMHEATFRKATLAGGQNPFFFQMANIREHVSWVTFDKEMATVKAKALIAGAVKRVARHKPLEKTRVPVNPDVLIVGGGIAGIHAALTIADSGKKVYLVEKEPTIGGHMAKFDKTFPTLDCAACILTPKMSAVRSHPNIILWSYSEVSQVDGYVGNFKVKVRRKPRYIDEELCVGCYECIEKCIFKKAKFEDEFNIGLSQRKPIYIPFPQATPLVALIDPETCTEFRTGKCKKTCVDACERKAIDFKQKEEIKEIEVGAIILATGFKVFDASRVPRYGYGKYPNVFTSLEIERLVNASGPTGGEVRLKDGRKPTSVGIIHCVGSRDINTNRYCSRLCCMASLKLAHLIKERTGAEVYNFYIDIRAAGKGYEEFYDKLLKEGIHFIRGRVAEVSDWTMTADEEGKLVIRAEDTLIGVVRRIPVDMVVLAVGLEPSADADDIRRMFNISCSYEGWFLERHPKLAPVSTFTDGISLAGACQGPKDIPDSVAQAGAAAAEALALIDKGYVELEPNTAFVQEEFCSGCRTCIALCPYSAIGFSADVNRASVNGALCKGCGTCVAACPSGALQQNLFTDEQIFEEIRGVMNYV; encoded by the coding sequence CGGCAAAATCGACCGGGTGGTGGTGGCATCCTGCTCCCCCTTGATGCACGAAGCAACCTTCCGCAAGGCGACTCTTGCCGGCGGACAGAATCCTTTCTTTTTCCAGATGGCTAATATCCGGGAGCATGTCTCCTGGGTGACATTTGACAAGGAGATGGCGACGGTGAAGGCGAAAGCGTTGATAGCCGGCGCCGTCAAGAGAGTCGCCCGGCACAAACCGCTGGAGAAGACACGGGTGCCGGTGAATCCTGATGTCCTGATAGTCGGCGGCGGTATTGCCGGTATCCATGCCGCCTTGACCATCGCCGATTCCGGCAAGAAAGTTTATCTGGTTGAAAAGGAGCCGACCATCGGCGGCCATATGGCGAAATTCGACAAGACCTTCCCGACACTGGATTGCGCCGCCTGCATACTGACACCAAAGATGTCGGCGGTGCGCTCTCATCCCAATATCATTCTCTGGAGTTATTCCGAAGTCAGCCAGGTGGATGGATATGTCGGCAATTTCAAAGTCAAAGTCCGCCGAAAACCGCGCTATATCGATGAGGAGCTTTGTGTCGGTTGTTACGAGTGCATCGAGAAATGCATTTTCAAGAAAGCCAAATTCGAAGACGAATTCAATATCGGGCTCAGTCAGCGCAAACCGATATATATCCCTTTCCCGCAGGCGACCCCGCTGGTGGCGCTAATCGACCCGGAAACCTGCACCGAGTTCCGCACCGGCAAATGCAAGAAAACCTGTGTCGATGCCTGCGAACGAAAGGCAATCGATTTTAAGCAGAAGGAAGAGATCAAAGAGATTGAGGTAGGGGCAATAATCCTGGCAACCGGATTTAAAGTTTTTGACGCTTCAAGAGTTCCCCGATACGGCTACGGTAAATACCCCAATGTATTTACCAGTCTTGAAATCGAGAGGCTGGTCAACGCTTCCGGACCTACCGGCGGCGAAGTCCGCTTGAAGGACGGTCGAAAGCCGACCTCGGTAGGAATAATACATTGTGTTGGCAGCCGCGATATCAACACCAATCGTTACTGCTCTCGTCTCTGTTGTATGGCGTCGCTCAAGCTGGCGCATCTGATAAAAGAGCGGACCGGTGCCGAAGTTTATAACTTCTATATCGATATTCGGGCAGCCGGAAAAGGGTATGAGGAGTTCTACGATAAACTTCTCAAAGAGGGAATCCATTTCATCCGCGGCCGAGTGGCGGAGGTCAGCGACTGGACCATGACGGCTGACGAAGAAGGAAAACTGGTTATCCGCGCTGAAGATACTCTGATCGGGGTGGTGCGACGGATTCCGGTTGATATGGTAGTTCTGGCGGTCGGGCTGGAACCATCGGCTGACGCCGACGATATCCGCCGGATGTTCAATATCAGCTGCAGTTATGAAGGTTGGTTTCTGGAGCGACATCCCAAACTGGCGCCGGTTTCGACCTTCACCGACGGTATCTCGCTTGCCGGTGCCTGCCAGGGTCCGAAAGATATTCCCGACAGTGTGGCACAGGCGGGTGCCGCCGCCGCCGAGGCGCTGGCGCTTATCGATAAAGGGTATGTAGAGCTGGAACCGAATACCGCCTTCGTGCAGGAAGAGTTCTGTTCCGGTTGTCGAACCTGTATTGCTCTCTGTCCCTATAGCGCGATAGGTTTCAGCGCCGATGTCAATCGCGCGTCAGTAAATGGC